The following proteins are co-located in the Deinococcus metallilatus genome:
- a CDS encoding peptidoglycan DD-metalloendopeptidase family protein produces MTAPFDVPALPSPPDLSARTAPGREEDRDVPGLEGHRGPGLILRWNTLAVTDRVDVVLHFHGFSAHGAAMNLARDKEGASGLDWSDPRGLDPAPGRTRPTLGLLPRGHFYGGRSGAGYDFPALVRPGGARELIRWSLERFAARAGVPALGVNRLILTAHSGGGAATWRVLDDLDPHEVHVFDALYQSPEPLLRWARRRIGRDAAAPEASLETYMREQGGALRVLYTSGGGTAGNSLEAYRQLERALAGHPALHRWYAVERTSVSHGEIPRRYGWRLLADAGATLPDTFPPGRATSGGRPTLRPGDRGEAVREAQRKLNVVHARELAAGRPGLPGAPLAEDGTFSPDMRAATVAFQQLAFPGEPRAADGVIGPRTWARLDEWAGGTARPSTSREAAFPDAEAQEAQDPEASEFPDEEEAEGAPPPLPVRAEPRPLPPDEPVPFAPAPPPGSFWPLRTENSEGRLVSYITVDGHMVGRAGRAFLAARQGTRGGQTLPRRHVGVDLYAHAGDTVVACEDGRIVEFAFFYRAKSGQRTYRLLVAHPAVVVNYGEVTEDSLTRHGLAVGDTVRAGQPLAFVSDTGMLHFETYAPDTVHSAQWWPDRPRPSNLLNPTRYLLFLQERGQGGADQTPAGQTPGSHAPAESPAAPPDGLPPLTGPRVPPGFRAVARRGSVRGLARYGGGRVDETLRRLAQAGRTTLPEDEIDTLQRVANVETGGLIQGLNTWDSAVVSIGFMQWTLQHGKLQEWIRRAEAAFRRHGIELDTGRVYTWTRDGRVVSEQGAVLGAATRDELRWDGWAQRFFHAGLDEEAIVAEAELAREHLRRHLAGLRAYLGDAAPYRVFTGHYAASPRVRGMFQAAYNNLPVAAKRGTVAALHAAGNAGTERFTDLLQDALLEAYRERNDNGTRIISETRTGARSA; encoded by the coding sequence CGCGAGCGGCCTGGACTGGAGCGACCCGCGCGGCCTCGACCCCGCTCCTGGCCGCACCCGGCCCACCCTGGGCCTCCTCCCGCGCGGCCATTTCTACGGCGGGCGCTCGGGGGCCGGGTACGACTTTCCCGCGCTGGTGCGGCCGGGCGGGGCGCGCGAGCTGATCCGCTGGAGTCTGGAACGCTTCGCGGCGCGGGCGGGCGTTCCGGCGCTGGGCGTGAACCGCCTGATCCTCACCGCGCACTCGGGCGGGGGCGCGGCGACGTGGCGGGTGCTGGACGACCTCGATCCGCACGAGGTCCACGTCTTCGACGCGCTCTACCAGAGTCCCGAGCCTCTTCTGCGCTGGGCACGGCGGCGCATCGGGCGCGACGCGGCGGCGCCGGAGGCCAGCCTGGAAACGTACATGCGCGAGCAGGGCGGGGCGCTGCGGGTGCTGTACACCTCGGGGGGCGGGACCGCGGGAAACAGCCTGGAAGCTTACCGCCAGTTGGAGCGCGCCCTGGCGGGCCACCCGGCCCTGCACCGCTGGTACGCGGTGGAACGCACTTCCGTCTCCCACGGCGAAATCCCGCGCCGCTACGGCTGGCGGCTGCTGGCAGACGCGGGGGCGACTTTGCCGGACACCTTCCCCCCTGGCCGGGCCACTTCGGGGGGAAGGCCGACCCTGCGCCCGGGTGACCGGGGCGAAGCGGTGCGCGAGGCCCAGCGCAAACTGAACGTGGTCCACGCCCGCGAACTGGCTGCCGGAAGGCCCGGCCTGCCGGGTGCCCCGCTGGCCGAGGACGGCACCTTCAGCCCGGACATGCGGGCGGCCACCGTCGCCTTCCAGCAGCTCGCCTTTCCCGGCGAACCGCGCGCCGCAGACGGCGTGATCGGCCCCCGGACCTGGGCCAGACTGGACGAGTGGGCGGGCGGGACGGCGCGGCCCAGTACCAGCCGCGAGGCCGCGTTCCCCGACGCGGAAGCCCAAGAAGCCCAGGACCCCGAAGCCTCCGAGTTCCCCGACGAGGAAGAGGCGGAGGGCGCGCCCCCACCCCTCCCAGTCCGGGCCGAACCGCGCCCGCTGCCGCCCGACGAGCCGGTGCCTTTTGCCCCCGCGCCCCCACCCGGCAGCTTCTGGCCGCTGCGGACCGAAAATTCGGAGGGACGGCTGGTGTCGTACATCACGGTGGACGGGCACATGGTAGGCCGCGCCGGACGGGCCTTCCTGGCGGCCCGCCAGGGCACCCGGGGCGGCCAGACCCTGCCCCGCCGCCATGTGGGCGTGGACCTGTACGCCCATGCGGGTGACACCGTGGTGGCCTGCGAGGACGGGCGCATCGTGGAGTTCGCCTTTTTCTACCGGGCGAAGTCGGGCCAGCGGACCTACCGCCTGCTGGTCGCCCATCCCGCCGTGGTCGTCAATTACGGGGAGGTGACCGAGGATTCCCTGACCCGGCACGGCCTGGCGGTGGGGGACACGGTGCGGGCCGGGCAGCCGCTCGCCTTCGTGAGCGACACCGGCATGCTGCACTTTGAAACCTACGCGCCGGATACGGTTCACAGCGCCCAGTGGTGGCCGGACCGCCCGCGTCCCAGCAACCTGCTCAACCCGACCCGCTACCTGCTGTTCTTGCAGGAGCGCGGCCAGGGCGGCGCCGACCAGACCCCAGCCGGTCAGACGCCAGGCAGCCACGCTCCGGCAGAATCGCCCGCCGCCCCACCGGACGGCCTGCCCCCCCTGACCGGCCCGCGTGTCCCCCCGGGCTTCCGGGCAGTGGCGCGGCGCGGCAGCGTGCGGGGCCTGGCCCGCTACGGCGGCGGGCGGGTGGACGAGACGCTGCGCCGCCTGGCCCAGGCGGGCCGCACCACCTTGCCCGAGGACGAGATCGACACCCTTCAGCGCGTCGCCAACGTCGAAACGGGGGGGCTGATCCAGGGCCTGAACACCTGGGACAGCGCCGTGGTCAGCATCGGCTTCATGCAGTGGACCCTCCAGCACGGAAAGCTTCAGGAGTGGATTCGCCGGGCCGAGGCGGCCTTCCGGCGGCACGGTATCGAGCTGGACACCGGGCGCGTCTACACCTGGACCCGTGACGGGCGGGTCGTCAGCGAGCAGGGCGCGGTCCTGGGCGCCGCCACCCGCGACGAGCTGCGCTGGGACGGCTGGGCGCAGCGCTTCTTCCATGCCGGGCTGGACGAGGAGGCCATCGTCGCGGAGGCGGAGCTGGCGCGCGAGCACCTGCGGCGGCACCTGGCGGGTCTGCGGGCCTACCTGGGTGACGCCGCGCCCTACCGCGTGTTCACCGGGCACTACGCCGCCTCCCCACGGGTGCGCGGGATGTTCCAGGCGGCCTACAACAACCTCCCGGTGGCCGCCAAGCGCGGCACGGTGGCCGCCCTGCACGCAGCGGGGAACGCGGGCACCGAACGCTTCACGGACCTGCTGCAAGACGCCCTGCTGGAAGCGTACCGCGAGCGTAACGACAATGGCACGCGGATCATCTCGGAGACGCGGACGGGGGCGCGCTCGGCTTGA